A window of Pseudomonas mucidolens contains these coding sequences:
- a CDS encoding type II secretion system protein J: protein MKTAQRGLTLIELLVAMALTAVIGVLLAALVNGWVKVRERLDEPGSEPQVLEFCLALERRFDTLVLRQLYEQRLPEKLAWLDWQPASGQLQWVALTAWPPAQAHSRVQRQRLLFDARQRRLSLFTSVDLYAAGKPRWELRESLAPIDRAVFSFYQGTRWLAFPSTVAAQPNRGVRIEFEHHGAPYVCTFALPDTQP from the coding sequence GTGAAGACCGCGCAGCGTGGTTTGACCCTGATCGAACTGCTGGTGGCGATGGCGCTGACGGCGGTGATCGGGGTGTTGCTGGCGGCGTTGGTCAATGGCTGGGTCAAGGTTCGCGAGCGTCTTGACGAACCCGGTAGCGAGCCGCAGGTGCTGGAGTTTTGCCTGGCCCTGGAGCGCCGTTTCGACACGCTGGTGTTGCGCCAGTTATATGAGCAGCGCTTGCCGGAAAAACTCGCCTGGCTGGATTGGCAACCCGCGTCCGGGCAATTGCAATGGGTTGCGTTGACGGCCTGGCCGCCCGCGCAGGCCCACTCGCGGGTGCAACGCCAGCGCCTGCTGTTTGATGCCCGGCAAAGGCGTTTGAGCCTGTTTACTTCAGTGGACCTGTATGCCGCGGGGAAACCGCGCTGGGAACTCAGAGAGTCGCTGGCGCCTATCGACCGCGCCGTTTTCAGTTTTTATCAGGGCACGCGCTGGCTGGCCTTTCCTTCCACTGTTGCCGCCCAGCCTAATCGCGGCGTGCGGATCGAGTTCGAGCACCATGGAGCACCTTATGTCTGTACCTTCGCCTTGCCCGATACTCAGCCATGA
- a CDS encoding type II secretion system protein → MKRQRGFTLLEVMVALGIAALMAVMVSQLLRQRIATHQAVAQHRIGNLCARELETRFGVERYWPQINAVAGELRQGHTTCHWHLQLGNTGVSRLRRGELSLFADPEQRHPLGQFSLFLVRP, encoded by the coding sequence ATGAAGCGCCAACGCGGGTTTACCTTGCTGGAGGTGATGGTCGCCCTGGGAATCGCCGCACTGATGGCGGTGATGGTCAGCCAGCTATTGCGGCAGCGCATCGCCACCCACCAGGCAGTAGCGCAACATCGTATTGGCAATCTGTGCGCGCGGGAACTGGAGACGCGGTTTGGCGTGGAGCGGTACTGGCCGCAGATCAATGCGGTGGCGGGGGAACTGCGGCAGGGGCACACCACCTGTCACTGGCATTTGCAACTGGGTAACACCGGGGTCAGCCGCTTGCGGCGTGGCGAGTTGTCGTTATTCGCCGATCCCGAGCAACGCCACCCGCTGGGTCAGTTCAGTCTGTTCCTGGTGCGCCCGTGA
- a CDS encoding prepilin-type N-terminal cleavage/methylation domain-containing protein encodes MQRCHGFSLLEMLVVLLIVGLFSALGVASLDAGQAPMHQALAQLANEARTQAALARHSGQVLGMRWNGRQPEFVRWQSERGQPSWRLESSRAVSWPAGLQPDWPVSAAPQVMFTPAGLARPVSVTWHWAEGRQRWQWRADNTLRIATQP; translated from the coding sequence ATGCAGCGCTGCCATGGATTCTCGCTGCTGGAAATGCTGGTGGTCTTGTTGATCGTCGGTTTGTTCAGCGCGCTGGGGGTGGCTTCGCTGGATGCGGGCCAGGCGCCGATGCACCAAGCCTTGGCGCAGTTGGCCAACGAGGCGCGCACGCAAGCCGCCCTGGCTCGGCATAGCGGGCAAGTGCTGGGCATGCGCTGGAACGGCCGACAGCCGGAGTTCGTGCGCTGGCAATCTGAACGTGGGCAACCGTCGTGGCGGCTCGAGTCGTCGCGCGCGGTGTCCTGGCCGGCAGGGCTGCAGCCTGACTGGCCGGTGAGCGCAGCGCCGCAGGTGATGTTTACGCCTGCGGGGCTGGCCCGTCCTGTTTCGGTGACCTGGCACTGGGCCGAAGGCCGCCAGCGCTGGCAATGGCGTGCGGACAACACGCTGCGGATTGCGACCCAGCCATGA
- the gspG gene encoding type II secretion system major pseudopilin GspG — protein MSGNRMSKRRERGFTLMEIMVVIFIIGLLIAVVAPSVLGSQDKAMRQKVLADLATLEQALDMYRLDNLRFPSSEQGLQALVKKPGVEPLPRSWRADGYIRRLPEDPWGNAYRYRTPGEHGRVDIFSLGADGQEGGEGTDADIGNWDL, from the coding sequence ATGTCCGGCAATCGTATGTCCAAGCGTCGTGAGCGCGGTTTCACCCTGATGGAAATCATGGTGGTGATTTTTATCATCGGCCTGTTGATTGCCGTGGTTGCGCCCAGCGTACTCGGCAGCCAGGACAAAGCCATGCGCCAGAAAGTCCTGGCTGACCTGGCGACCCTGGAACAAGCGCTGGACATGTACCGGCTCGATAACTTGCGCTTTCCCAGTTCCGAGCAGGGCTTGCAGGCTTTGGTCAAGAAACCGGGCGTGGAACCGCTGCCGCGCAGTTGGCGCGCCGATGGCTACATTCGCCGCCTGCCTGAAGATCCGTGGGGCAATGCTTATCGCTACCGCACACCGGGTGAGCATGGTCGGGTGGATATCTTTTCGTTGGGCGCTGATGGCCAGGAAGGTGGCGAAGGCACCGACGCCGACATCGGTAACTGGGACCTCTAG
- the gspF gene encoding type II secretion system inner membrane protein GspF, whose protein sequence is MPTYRYQALDLLGRRRKASIQAESERHARQLLREQGLFARELQVQNASLASPRGQRLNHGQLCELTRQLATLLSAGIPLVDALATLERQLAEPAIRNLLVAVRGALGEGLSLAQSLRRQGGQFNTLYCALVEAGERSGKLAPVLERLAEHLEQVQKQRHKARTALIYPAVLILVSMAVVIGLMTFVVPKLTEQFSHTGQSLPLITRVLIGASEGLVLLGPWLLVLGVLSGLVARLLLRQTIWRLRRDRLALRLPRIGTLLSVLESARVSRSLAILLGSGVPLLESLEVATATVGNRQIHQALETVREQVEGGVTLYRALSASGHFPPMLLNMVASGEASGTLPDMLERVADNQERGFARQVDLLLALFEPLMILLMGAVVLFIVLAVLLPIMQLNQGLSF, encoded by the coding sequence ATGCCGACGTATCGCTATCAGGCGCTGGACCTGCTCGGGCGTCGCCGCAAAGCCAGCATCCAGGCCGAAAGCGAGCGCCATGCCCGGCAATTGCTGCGCGAACAGGGACTCTTCGCCCGCGAGTTACAGGTGCAAAACGCAAGCTTGGCCAGCCCGCGTGGGCAACGCTTGAACCACGGACAACTGTGTGAATTGACGCGCCAGCTAGCCACCTTATTGAGTGCCGGCATTCCGCTGGTGGATGCCCTGGCTACCCTCGAACGCCAACTGGCAGAACCGGCCATTCGCAACTTGCTGGTGGCGGTACGCGGCGCCTTGGGTGAAGGCTTGAGCCTGGCCCAGAGCCTGCGGCGCCAGGGCGGGCAGTTCAACACGCTGTATTGCGCGCTGGTCGAGGCCGGGGAGCGCTCCGGAAAATTGGCGCCGGTGCTGGAGCGACTGGCCGAGCACCTGGAGCAAGTCCAGAAACAACGGCACAAGGCCCGTACCGCGCTGATTTACCCCGCGGTGCTGATCCTGGTGTCGATGGCCGTGGTGATCGGCTTGATGACCTTTGTCGTGCCCAAGCTCACCGAGCAGTTCAGTCATACCGGACAGAGTCTGCCGTTGATCACGCGTGTGCTGATCGGCGCCAGCGAGGGCTTGGTGCTGCTGGGTCCGTGGTTGCTGGTATTGGGCGTGCTGTCGGGGCTGGTCGCTCGGCTGTTGCTGCGCCAGACGATCTGGCGCTTGCGTCGCGACCGCCTGGCTTTGCGCCTGCCGCGGATCGGTACGCTGTTGTCCGTGCTGGAAAGCGCGCGGGTATCGCGCAGCCTGGCGATTTTGCTGGGCAGCGGCGTGCCGTTGCTCGAATCACTCGAGGTAGCGACCGCCACTGTCGGTAACCGACAGATTCACCAGGCCCTGGAAACGGTGCGTGAGCAAGTGGAAGGCGGCGTGACCCTGTACCGCGCGTTGAGCGCCAGCGGGCATTTCCCGCCCATGCTGTTGAACATGGTCGCCAGTGGTGAGGCCAGCGGCACCTTGCCTGACATGCTCGAGCGAGTCGCCGACAACCAGGAGCGCGGTTTCGCGCGGCAGGTCGACCTGCTCCTGGCGTTGTTCGAACCCTTGATGATTCTGCTGATGGGCGCGGTGGTGCTGTTTATCGTGTTGGCGGTGCTGCTGCCGATCATGCAACTCAACCAAGGCCTTAGCTTTTGA
- a CDS encoding GspE/PulE family protein, producing MLPYRLARQAGLARAPGPQGWTLWLREDVDTDALQEVLRVHGLPSAVEHLDTAQYELRLGSLYQAGESATAALIEGIGEQVDLDSLINELPRIEDLLESDNEAPVIRLINGLFAEGLRLRASDIHIETFEQSLVVRLRVDGHLREILRPPRALSAMLVSRIKVMARLDIAEKRQPQDGRITLRSGGREVDIRVSTLPGIHGERVVMRVLDKQANLLDLSNLGMPAAVEQALRACLSRPNGILLSTGPTGSGKTTTLYASLNALNDGSCNILTVEDPVEYAITGIGQTAINPRAGMTFASGLRAILRQDPDVIMLGEIRDQETAQIAVQASLTGHLVLSTLHTNSAVGAVTRLRDMGIEPFLIASSLKGVMAQRLVRRLCHCATPVPLQAAERQLWPELAQLEQSFHPQGCDDCQGTGYNGRIGLYEFITLDAGLISLLYDGASEMAMHEYLADKRQSLTAMATDCMRRGETSLEQVLRAVRD from the coding sequence CTGTTGCCCTATCGGCTGGCGCGTCAGGCGGGATTGGCGCGGGCGCCGGGCCCGCAGGGTTGGACCTTGTGGCTGCGCGAGGATGTCGACACCGATGCCTTGCAGGAAGTGCTGCGGGTCCACGGTCTGCCGTCGGCGGTCGAACACCTCGACACGGCCCAGTACGAACTGCGCCTGGGTAGCCTGTACCAGGCTGGCGAGTCGGCCACTGCGGCCTTGATCGAAGGCATTGGCGAGCAGGTCGACCTCGACAGTCTGATCAACGAACTGCCACGCATCGAAGACTTGCTCGAAAGCGACAACGAGGCGCCGGTGATCCGTCTGATCAACGGGCTGTTCGCCGAGGGCTTGCGTTTGCGCGCCTCGGATATTCACATCGAGACCTTCGAGCAGAGCCTGGTGGTGCGCTTGCGGGTCGACGGTCATCTGCGCGAGATATTGCGTCCGCCGCGAGCCTTGTCGGCGATGCTGGTGTCGCGGATCAAGGTTATGGCGCGGCTGGATATCGCCGAAAAGCGTCAGCCTCAGGACGGGCGCATCACCCTGCGTTCGGGCGGCCGGGAAGTGGATATTCGCGTCTCGACCTTGCCCGGCATCCACGGCGAGCGGGTGGTGATGCGTGTACTGGACAAGCAGGCCAACCTGTTGGATCTGAGCAACCTGGGCATGCCCGCCGCAGTCGAGCAGGCTTTGCGTGCCTGCCTGTCGCGGCCCAACGGGATCTTGCTGAGCACCGGGCCGACCGGTTCGGGCAAGACCACCACGCTGTACGCCAGCCTCAATGCGCTGAACGATGGTTCGTGCAATATCCTCACCGTCGAAGACCCGGTGGAATACGCGATTACCGGCATCGGCCAGACCGCGATCAACCCTCGCGCCGGCATGACCTTCGCCAGTGGTCTGCGGGCGATTCTGCGCCAGGATCCGGACGTGATCATGCTCGGGGAAATCCGCGACCAGGAAACCGCGCAGATCGCGGTGCAGGCGAGCCTTACCGGGCACCTGGTGCTGTCGACGCTGCACACCAACAGCGCGGTGGGCGCAGTGACCCGCTTGCGCGACATGGGCATCGAGCCGTTCCTCATCGCTTCGAGCCTCAAGGGGGTGATGGCCCAGCGTTTGGTGCGGCGCTTGTGCCATTGCGCCACGCCCGTTCCCTTGCAGGCGGCCGAGCGTCAGTTGTGGCCAGAGTTGGCGCAACTGGAGCAGAGCTTTCATCCCCAGGGTTGCGACGACTGTCAGGGCACTGGCTACAACGGGCGCATCGGGCTCTACGAATTCATCACCCTGGACGCCGGGCTGATCAGCCTGCTGTACGACGGCGCCAGCGAAATGGCCATGCATGAATACCTGGCGGACAAGCGCCAGAGCCTGACCGCAATGGCCACTGACTGCATGCGCCGTGGCGAAACCAGCCTTGAGCAAGTGCTGCGTGCGGTGCGCGACTGA